The genome window TATTAATCATCtatttattttaagtattttaaCTCGAGATTAATTGGCCTTCTCAATTGCGTGCCTGAGAAGAATGCAACAAAAAATTCGGGCCAGCTGGTTGTGGAGCCCACCCAGTACCTATATAAAGCCAGCTCAGTACTCCAGCAACCAGCCTAACAGAAATCGCGCACACTCACGCGGGGACCGTGAGCTAGTACAAAATGCAGAGTGTGGTGAAAATGGCGGAGGGAGACGGTGGTGGACGACGAGGCAGGCCGAAGCAGCAGAAGCTGACGATGGAACAATACCTCGACTTCATTCACAGCCACAAGCAGCTTGATCTCACTGTTCACCACCTCAACCAGGTCAATTAGATCTGTTTGGAGTTTTGATGCTTCTTCTGCATTAAATTTCTCCATACTGTACCGTATTTTCTGAAAAATCAGCCGATGCTGATGTTTTGTGCTCATTTGGTATGGATAAAGAGAACTGAAATGTCTTCGCTCTTCGAGTCGATTATTTGATGCTTGAATGTTattcacttttcaaaattttcagtaCGAAGAATAAAAATTGTTGTCtgtttttttcttcaaatttttaaaaaattcagagaCGCAAAAGTAGTTCAAATTATCTTAATCATTTCGCTGTAATTTTCTGATTCTTGTCTTGTTTTCTAGTTTAGATCATCGACATGCACGGCTTCAATAGGATCTGCGGCCCTCAGAAGGTCAATTTAGCTTCTATCGTTTTTCCCCCTTTGTTTTCGAATTtcaatttatttggtcaattaatttttgtttttatgttTTCTCCCTCAATGAAACAGAGTCTTCTGGTTGAACTTGTGAAGTCGCTGGAGCTAATGGATCCTTCCCGGTCAACGCTTCAGGACGACGGCGTATCCTCCGACGCCTTCTTGTCGCTGGATGACGTCATCAAGGACCTTAACGAGCTCAAATGGCAAGAGTGCTGCGTCACCTCTCTGCAAACCCTAAACTCCGCCAACCTCCACCACCAGCGCGACGGCGGAAGCCTCAACAACGACGGCCAAGGCTCTATTTCCGCTATTGGAACGAGTATCGTCTCAACTGCTTCAGAGAAGCCTAAAAAGACGAGAAGAAAGCGCCGGAAAGTCGCTCAAATTGATGGCGGTGAAGACAGCGTTTCCGGTGGCTTGAACGTCGGGGGTTCTGAAACGGCCACGTGTTCACCGAACTGTCGGGGACCGCGGAAGAAGAGGACAGTGAAGTACGTTAATTTGAGTGGAAATGGCGATGGCGGCGTTGTCAACTTTGGTGTTGGTGTCGCTGCTTCTGTAGCTTCAGCCGGCGAGGTTCAGGTCCAGCCCTCGGCTTCTCCGTCGCCGATTCTTGTGGTTGATTCGTAGATGATTGAGGACAAAATGGCACATCTGGGGTTTGGAGAGAAGgcgagggtatttttgtctGTTCATATATGACTTGAGGTTCTAACTTTTTTCTCTGGTGGTAGATTGTAGATGAATATCTGAAATTCTAatattacttctttttttctgagagagacaaaagtggAAGGAAGTGAATTGactttttgtgtgaaatgttagTATTAGAGACGGTAATCTGTTTTGATTGAACGGGCATTAGACGTAATTGATTGTAAAATGACTCACATGTGATATAACTGCCGATTCCATTCGACAGGCCCAATATATGTACCGGGGTTACCAATTCGGTTTAGTGAGAGATATTTTACATTATTATGCTACTTGCTTTATTTTGATGATGGATGAATGTTTGGATATTCCAGTGAAAACTTTTGATAAAAGGCAAAAGTGATGGGGGGATTTCCAACTCATGATAATTCTAAACATTAATGGATACATTGATCAAAAGTAAGATATCCTAGTCCCCCTTAAGAAAAGGTGAATTGTATTAGCGTGGCTGAGATTTAGAACTAAAATGTACATTTTATTTGGATATCTTGATATACTTTTTGCTCAGTTCGAAAGTGGCATGTTATGCTAAGCGAAATATCAACACCAAATTGTAAAACAAATAGGGTTGGGACATGATCGTTGATTCGATATTCTTTCAGAAGAGAGTTACTTGTTGATTATGtgcatgttttcttgtttttagtaTGTGATTTCTGCCAGAATCCAAATTGGAACAAACTTTTTTCTTAAGAATCCTTTCCTTGATTTGCACAATCTCATAGGAGGAGACGGATGGCTTGAGGAAAgatttttcccccctttttctattaaattttttttttaaaaaaaattaaactaacaGTCGAAACTTCCTATAATATGCTTGAGAATAGTATACTCAGGTTTGGCTCGAGTGGATGGTTATCGAGTCCATTAACTTTCACGAGGTTCACGACTTGCATGTTGGAGGCAACGTTTTGATTGGGGGGAACTTCATTTTGCTTAGAAATTTTATGTGAATGATACTCGAGTATTgaattcattctcatttattggCTTAGTTCTCCCCATAGGTGAATTACCCAGAAATATCGAATAACTTTTCATTAAGGATCCTCTATCGGCTGAAAAATAGGCACCCTATCGTGGACATTTAGTTTGATCTCTTGAGGCGAGTTTTTTTGTCAACCTAATTCAATTCTAGAAAATTAAATTCCAGAagacctcccttgagatttttaacaatttcattgaATTCTCtcaagattttaaaaattatgcatacctcttttattatttaaaatgataatattactcttaaatattttaatgaaattcctTGATTGGTATGCATATAGCTAATAATGAATTTTAACACTATTTTATTCATTATGTTTTTTTGTATtcgtcttttttatttttcaccaACTAAGAATGAgttttaacattattttttcattctttgtcCTTCTAGttcctcttttttattttccatcAACAATACCAGAGAACTATTACGACTATTGTAAACTTCCATTCTAACCAAATGTCTAGCTAGTTATATGTTTTGACGAGTTACCTTTAAATATGATCCATAGTTTTTGCTAATctttgttctctttttttttttttttttttgtttggtatcaaaataaaaaaaaataaatctaaaagATATGACCCAACTACCAAATTATGGTAATTCTATCACTCGAAAAATTTACGAACTTTAAAAGAATTATTTCAACAATTTCTTCTCTATCTTATAAATCTCAATCCCTAATAAACACCATAAAAAAATCCTATCACTATAATAAATCAGCATTTTAGAGTACTCATTTAAAACTTTGACCGAAGTCAATGTTGTTTTAATGTTTAGTTAAATCAAATCAAGGTAGGTAGGTATAGTCTTGCAAACCTTAGGGGAGCCcaatgaaattgtcaaaaaccttaAAGGAGGCTTCTATAATTATCCCTAAAATGTATGACAAGCAATCTATAGAAGTGTACCTTACCACTAAATTTATAACAAAATATAGCAAGGCGGCTGTACATATTTAAAGCAAGCCTTCTAAACCGGAAAATAGTAAACTACAGCTGAATGCGGAAGTTTTAGGGACACCAATGGTACATTAGTTTGAAAGACTAATTCATCTATTACTCAAACGACAAACTTGCCTGTCAATTAAACATACAACAAGAGTTGCCAAAATCCTTTTTAACCACGATATCCTGCCTTCTTTGTCATGCACCAGTTGCGTATGCACTAGTCCATTCCTTTGCTGCAAATTACCAACAAAGACGAACATACCCGTGAGCAAGCAAAGAGAAAGAAGACAACGGCATGAACCTCAATACGGAAGTTCTTAACCACCAATTTAGCTCTCATGGCGCATCACCTGTTTCAACAGCCTCAGACTCATTTGACTTCCAATGCTTCGCAATGTTATCCGCAAGTGGATCATCTGGATTTGGCGCACTAAGAAGAGCTTGTATGCTGAATTCAGACAAGGTCTTGGTATTAgcttcatccacatatttgttAAGAACTACTGAAGCAGCAAAGACGTTTCAAAGTCAATATATGACTACCCTCCTTCACTTGCAGAAGTCATAACACTACCATTTCTAAAGTTTCCATAAACTCCACCTCCAATTTAATAAGATTTAAAGATAGAAATAACAAGAATTAACCACTCTCAGAAGGAACACAGTACTGCCTGTATGATCTAAGTTCAGATATCCAAGTCTGAATACAAAGCATCAAGTCTTTGTTTGAGGGAGAAGACAACTAACCTTAATAAAACTGTTCGGATCTGGAGAGCTGGACTCCATTTGTCTTTCAGAATGTCAAGACATATCCTTCCCAGCTAAAAGAATGAAATAACTAAATTTAACATAAAAGGAGACAGAGCAACACTAGAAACTCAGAGCAGATGCCACTTGCCTTGTCAATGTTGGGATGGTATATTTTAGTCAAAAAGCGAACCTGCAAGTAATAACAAAAGCTTCTATTCATGTATTATAGAGAAATCATATGACTTGTTCAGCCATGGAATAAAATTATATGAAGTTTGCATAATTGGTCAAGACCTGACCACAAAACGACAATGGTAGAATAGTACCATTACTGATTCTAACAATCCAAAAGAATGAAACCAGGCT of Coffea arabica cultivar ET-39 chromosome 5c, Coffea Arabica ET-39 HiFi, whole genome shotgun sequence contains these proteins:
- the LOC113690157 gene encoding uncharacterized protein is translated as MQSVVKMAEGDGGGRRGRPKQQKLTMEQYLDFIHSHKQLDLTVHHLNQIIDMHGFNRICGPQKSLLVELVKSLELMDPSRSTLQDDGVSSDAFLSLDDVIKDLNELKWQECCVTSLQTLNSANLHHQRDGGSLNNDGQGSISAIGTSIVSTASEKPKKTRRKRRKVAQIDGGEDSVSGGLNVGGSETATCSPNCRGPRKKRTVKYVNLSGNGDGGVVNFGVGVAASVASAGEVQVQPSASPSPILVVDS
- the LOC113688817 gene encoding ubiquitin-conjugating enzyme E2 36 isoform X1; the protein is MANSNLPRRIIKETQRLLSEPSPGISASPSEDNMRHFNVMILGPAQSPYEGGVFKLELFLPEDYPMAPPKVRFLTKIYHPNIDKLGRICLDILKDKWSPALQIRTVLLSIQALLSAPNPDDPLADNIAKHWKSNESEAVETAKEWTSAYATGA